Proteins from one Toxotes jaculatrix isolate fToxJac2 chromosome 13, fToxJac2.pri, whole genome shotgun sequence genomic window:
- the il6 gene encoding interleukin-6 — protein sequence MPSKLNAYLLSAAMLLCALGAPVENELNNSEAGDTSGEESREGTSEGELLSNSEVWRLMLGMTVRHQQEFEGEFQNVMKYRFLDNYKVPSPPSKCPKSNFSKEACLHRLAEGLYTYMVLLKYVEKEYPNSSILSVVRHHSGSLMELIKGKMRNRELVKPLDSSQEEQLLKELDNPDAYHRKMTAHQILRQLHHFLRDSKVEIAKREQSRRNVASKIVAPTHSYHQLLHR from the exons ATGCCCTCTAAACTCA ATGCCTACTTGCTCTCTGCAGCGATGCTGCTGTGCGCTCTCGGAGCTCCAGTTGAAAATGAGCTCAATAACAGTGAAGCAGGTGACACCTCAGGCGAGGAGTCACGTGAGGGGACATCTGAGGGTGAACTGCTGAGCAACTCTGAGGTTTGGCGGTTGATGCTTGGCATGACTGTACGCCACCAGCAAGAG TTTGAAGGTGAATTCCAAAATGTAATGAAGTATAGATTTCTTGACAACTACAAAGTCCCCTCACCtccatcaaaatgccctaagtCCAACTTCAGCAAG GAGGCTTGTCTCCACAGGCTGGCTGAAGGCCTGTACACCTACATGGTTCTTCTAAAGTATGTGGAGAAGGAGTACCCCAACAGTTCAATCCTCTCAGTAGTCAGACATCACAGTGGGAGTCTGATGGAACTCATCAAAGGAAAG ATGAGGAACCGTGAGCTGGTCAAGCCCCTAGACAGCAgccaggaggagcagctgctgaaggagCTCGACAACCCCGACGCTTACCACAGAAAGATGACTGCACATCAAATCCTGCGCCAGCTCCACCACTTCCTTCGCGATAGCAAAGTGGAAATTGCtaaaagagagcagagcaggagaaatGTGGCCAGCAAGATCGTTGCACCCACTCATTCATATCACCAATTATTACACAGatga
- the fam126a gene encoding hyccin isoform X1, with amino-acid sequence MLAMDQGVVEEWLSEFKTLPDSAVSTYAASLKDKGALVPALYKVIRENYSDLLEPVCHQLFEFYRSGEPQLQRFTLQFLPELLWSLLSVSAARDPHTSGCIEALLLGIYNLEIVDKDGQSKVLSFTVPSLSKPSVYHEPSAIGSMALTEGALANHGLSRVVYSGPHLQRETFTAQNRFEVLTFLLLCYNAALSYMTSTSLQSLCQLSSRVCICGYPRQQMRRYKGISTRLTVTSEFLVQLITGIHYALCNGEVELGSKALDDVLYRAQLELFPEALLVGNAIKSSLHGAALKSNNKEGARSIQVEITPTSSRISRNAVTSLSIRGHRWKRHESQEVSVDSEATLGGVAIPEISVTGVSGERMPNGDSLRPRPDGRAQPDGDMLGSTSEVSLDPRGHDSSTRGQEVRRQKSVRRMVENEGSGSASTGRSQY; translated from the exons ATGTTGGCTATGGACCAAGGAGTGGTGGAGGAATGGCTGTCAGAATTTAAG accCTCCCTGACAGTGCTGTGTCCACCTATGCTGCCTCACTAAAAGACAAAGGTGCCCTGGTCCCCGCACTTTACAAAGTCATCAGAGAAAACTACAgtgat TTACTGGAACCAGTGTGTCACCAGTTGTTTGAGTTTTACCGGAGTGGTGAGCCACAGCTGCAGCGTTTCACGCTACAGTTCCTGCCCGAGCTCCTGTGGAGCCTCCTGTCCGTCAGCGCAGCCAGAGACCCCCACACCTCCGGCTGCATCGAGGCCCTGCTGCTGGGCATTTACAACCTG GAAATAGTTGACAAAGATGGACAAAGTAAAGTGTTATCTTTTACCGTCCCTTCCCTTTCCAAACCTTCAGTGTACCATGAg CCTTCAGCCATCGGCTCCATGGCCCTCACAGAGGGGGCTCTAGCCAATCATGGGCTGAGCAGGGTGGTGTACAGTGGGCCgcacctgcagagagagacctTCACGGCACAGAACAG GTTTGAGGTGCTgaccttcctgctgctgtgctaCAATGCTGCTCTCAGCTACATgacctccacctccctccagTCCCTCTGCCAGCTCAGCTCCAG GGTGTGTATATGCGGTTACCCACGGCAACAGATGCGGCGCTATAAAGGCATTAGCACACGACTGACTGTCACGTCAGAGTTCCTGGTTCAGCTCATCACGGGCATACACTACGCCTT GTGTAATGGGGAAGTTGAGCTGGGATCCAAAGCACTGGATGATGTTCTGTATCGAGCCCAGCTAGAGTTGTTCCCCGAGGCTCTACTG GTGGGCAATGCCATCAAGTCGTCACTGCATGGCGCAGCACTGAAGAGCAACAACAAGGAGGGTGCACGAAGTATCCAGGTGGAGATCacacccacctcctccaggaTCTCCCGCAATGCTGTCACCTCCCTTTCTATCAGGGGACACCGCTGGAAGAGACACG AGTCCCAGGAGGTGAGTGTAGACAGTGAGGCTACGCTGGGGGGCGTGGCCATCCCCGAGATCAGTGTGACAGGCGTGAGCGGCGAGCGAATGCCCAACGGAGACTCCCTAAGGCCACGCCCTGACGGTCGCGCCCAGCCTGACGGTGACATGTTGGGCTCCACCTCCGAGGTCAGCCTGGACCCCCGAGGTCATGACTCCAGCACGCGGGGTCAGGAGGTCAGGAGGCAGAAGTCTGTGAGGCGAATGGTGGAGAATGAGGGTTCTGGGTCGGCCTCCACAGGGAGGAGCCAGTACTAA
- the tomm7 gene encoding mitochondrial import receptor subunit TOM7 homolog, whose product MAKLSKETKQRLQQLFQCGQFVIRWGFIPTVLYLGFKRGADPGMPEPTVLSLLWG is encoded by the exons ATGGCTAAGCTGAGTAAAGAGACCAAACAGCGGCTGCAGCAGCTTTTCCAGTGCGGCCAGTTTGTCATCCGATGGGGTTTTATCCCAACCGTGCTGTACCTCG GTTTCAAACGTGGAGCAGATCCCGGAATGCCTGAACCCACAGTCTTAAG TTTGCTATGGGGCTGA
- the fam126a gene encoding hyccin isoform X2 gives MLAMDQGVVEEWLSEFKTLPDSAVSTYAASLKDKGALVPALYKVIRENYSDLLEPVCHQLFEFYRSGEPQLQRFTLQFLPELLWSLLSVSAARDPHTSGCIEALLLGIYNLEIVDKDGQSKVLSFTVPSLSKPSVYHEPSAIGSMALTEGALANHGLSRVVYSGPHLQRETFTAQNRFEVLTFLLLCYNAALSYMTSTSLQSLCQLSSRVCICGYPRQQMRRYKGISTRLTVTSEFLVQLITGIHYALCNGEVELGSKALDDVLYRAQLELFPEALLVGNAIKSSLHGAALKSNNKEGARSIQVEITPTSSRISRNAVTSLSIRGHRWKRHDAVDLGSPDELMDISEVDEGVWPGGVGPDLTPPTITISNSVTTLNLGAKAIKKCRLGGRASKDKDKDKEAGPLTTGRAASENTELSVKRLTLTSSQSVPKAGALTSLTRTASAVFSRSFEQVASGNAPPSSNHNASEAGRYSCSLQEEGLGYLSPTPNHTQRSPSISVHLGSDL, from the exons ATGTTGGCTATGGACCAAGGAGTGGTGGAGGAATGGCTGTCAGAATTTAAG accCTCCCTGACAGTGCTGTGTCCACCTATGCTGCCTCACTAAAAGACAAAGGTGCCCTGGTCCCCGCACTTTACAAAGTCATCAGAGAAAACTACAgtgat TTACTGGAACCAGTGTGTCACCAGTTGTTTGAGTTTTACCGGAGTGGTGAGCCACAGCTGCAGCGTTTCACGCTACAGTTCCTGCCCGAGCTCCTGTGGAGCCTCCTGTCCGTCAGCGCAGCCAGAGACCCCCACACCTCCGGCTGCATCGAGGCCCTGCTGCTGGGCATTTACAACCTG GAAATAGTTGACAAAGATGGACAAAGTAAAGTGTTATCTTTTACCGTCCCTTCCCTTTCCAAACCTTCAGTGTACCATGAg CCTTCAGCCATCGGCTCCATGGCCCTCACAGAGGGGGCTCTAGCCAATCATGGGCTGAGCAGGGTGGTGTACAGTGGGCCgcacctgcagagagagacctTCACGGCACAGAACAG GTTTGAGGTGCTgaccttcctgctgctgtgctaCAATGCTGCTCTCAGCTACATgacctccacctccctccagTCCCTCTGCCAGCTCAGCTCCAG GGTGTGTATATGCGGTTACCCACGGCAACAGATGCGGCGCTATAAAGGCATTAGCACACGACTGACTGTCACGTCAGAGTTCCTGGTTCAGCTCATCACGGGCATACACTACGCCTT GTGTAATGGGGAAGTTGAGCTGGGATCCAAAGCACTGGATGATGTTCTGTATCGAGCCCAGCTAGAGTTGTTCCCCGAGGCTCTACTG GTGGGCAATGCCATCAAGTCGTCACTGCATGGCGCAGCACTGAAGAGCAACAACAAGGAGGGTGCACGAAGTATCCAGGTGGAGATCacacccacctcctccaggaTCTCCCGCAATGCTGTCACCTCCCTTTCTATCAGGGGACACCGCTGGAAGAGACACG ACGCAGTGGATCTGGGTTCCCCGGATGAGCTGATGGATATTTCTGAGGTGGATGAAGGGGTGTGGCCAGGTGGGGTGGGGCCTGACCTGACCCCACCCACCATCACTATCAGCAACAGCGTCACCACATTGAACCTGGGGGCCAAAGCCATAAAGAAGTGTCGGCTCGGCGGGCGCGCCAGCAAGGACAAGGATAAGGACAAGGAGGCGGGCCCACTAACAACAGGCCGGGCTGCCAGTGAGAACACAGAGCTGTCTGTCAAGCGACTGACTCTCACTTCCAGCCAATCAGTGCCCAAGGCAGGAGCTCTCACCAGCCTGACGCGCACCGCCAGCGCCGTCTTTTCCCGCTCCTTCGAGCAGGTGGCCAGCGGCAACGCCCCTCCCTCCAGCAACCACAACGCCTCCGAAGCTGGTCGCTACTCATGCAGCCTGCAGGAGGAAGGGCTGGGGTACTTGAGTCCCACGCCAAACCACACGCAGCGCTCTCCCAGCATCAGCGTGCACCTTGGCTCTGACCTTTGA